The Danio rerio strain Tuebingen ecotype United States chromosome 20, GRCz12tu, whole genome shotgun sequence genome contains the following window.
TAACCAAGCTTGGCTAGttaacatatttacattttaagttgaatactagtattttgtaAAGTAAGTAGGAAAATAGTATGTGCAGTCagcatggcaaagaaaaaataaaagattagaaattagttattaaaactattgtgtattgtttattgttattaaaactattagttattaaatatattatctcCATTAACACTtgagtaatatttttaaaattttacagaagggctaataattctgacttcagctgtatgtacaTACAAAATGCACGTGGatttacagatgaagtcagagttattagcccccctttgaatttgcttttctttttttgaatatttcccaaataatgttgaacagagtaagtacattttcacagtatgtctaataacatttttcttttagagaaagtcttatttgttttatttcagatagaataaaagcagttgttaatattttgaaacccatttaaGGTCAATTATTAGCCCATTCAAGCTTTAAATTTTAActggcctaattacccaaacctgcctagttaacctaattaacctagttaagcctttaaatgtcactttaagctgtatagaagtgtcttgaaaaatatctagtcaaatattatttactgtcatcatagcaaagataaaataaatcagttattagaaattagttattaaaactataatatttagaaatgtgttgaaaaaaatgtcttcgttaaacataaattggggaaaaaataaacagggggggcaaataattctgactttaactttataaaaatacaattacttatattaacaacaacaacaacaataataataataataataatataaaattaaagctaattaaaaatatacaaacacattCCAATATTAAAATAACCTGTTTTGCCAGACTGGGAGACTGGATTAAACAATTCAAGACCAGCAAACCCACTTAAACCAGTTTAGGATGCTTTTTTTCTACATTTATAAACAATAGTATTAATCCAGTCATTATTAAATAACCACTTtctaaaaaaatgacatttttaagcGTATCTTACTATTTTACTTACAAAAATAGCACATAATTTATCATTACTttccttaaaatgtaactaaacaacacttttagctattttaaaaaagttactttatttatgttactttaccgtaacataaataatgttatgttactttacttttatattaGATTCTAATATGATACATTTCCGCAATactaaagttttttaaaaaagagaccACAAATAAAGGTCtgtaacatattttatttatccaAGAAACCTTGTATTTTCTCATACTAGTGatgtaaaaaagtattttttctcATACTAGTGCCCAACAATTGAATAAAGAGTGGAATGTCAGCAAGTAACGGtttaaagatacaaattaaacaaacacttcatcaaaaatcattaaaatgagCTGATTCCCATTGCTCGTCTCAGTTGCTCAAATGTAAGCCAAAAAGTCAAAGACCAGGGAGCCTGCAAACAAAAGCACAGTTAGAATAACAACAAATGAGAATAAAATAACCTAAATAATTAAACATCACATTACCATTCTAAACCACGTTGGAAGAAATCCTTTATATAGAGAAAAAAATCCTTCTCTTCGGACCGACTGAACCAGACAGTCAGTAGAATTTCTGTAGAGAAGACCCCTTCAAACAGAAGAATAAAACCCCATTATAAACAATATtgtgtttaatatattaaaataacacaCACTACACTAAACGAACCTCCCGTTTGAATCCCGAGGCTGGTTCATGACTCTAGTTTTCACCACATCCGCCGGTGTTCCCATAGTAGCAGCAACCAATCCCGAGCATATGCTAGGAAATGTTTTGAAACAGACTATTAAACGTGATGTTATTACTTATGTCAACATTAGCGGTGCTACAGAATTTCACCTTGACAATCCATGACAGATGCTGTTGTCCGGTATGGAGGTGTTTCTCAGCAGAAAATGCTTCACTGTATCGTACGTCATGAGATCTAAACATTAAATCAAGATGAAAAGGTTGATTTTGAAAATGtcagtacactgtaaacaaatcctGGCTGCAttcaatttttaagctgaatcaaattgaaCATTGAACTTCTATTATGTTAAACAGACTTGAAACAGCTTGCGTAACATAAAATTAACttggaacatgattaactttgtttaataagttacaatgaattaaacacatttgctgtcatgactaattgatcctataatattttacagtgtagatgtttGGAAAAATTGtcaccctggaccacaaaaccagtcttatgttgcatgGGTAAATTACAATAGAACTACATCAAGTCAAAACGATTAATTtcaaaaatcatttgaatatttaaggggacctattatgcaaaaaacattttataaggggtttaaacagctGAAAGCACACTtcattaaaacagtctgcagaaacactttgattgacattctcatgCCACTGCGAGGGGTCTGCGACCACATGAAGGCTGTGACGGACCATacacgtgcgcttgacgcagaaatataaatcagcctttagagttttgaatctgccaggtagctccgccttcttttgaaaagagggctgggaacacaacctcatttgaatttaaagcaacagtcaacaaAAATGGCACtatttggatcaaagcctgaaaggggtTTGAAAGAgttctaaaacattatttgtgtgttattttcggatttcgtctttcggatgagacgttaaaccgaggtcctgaatctctgtggtcattgaaaatctcatggcacttcttgtgaaagagcaggagtgtaaccccggtgtcctggccaaagtccctctatcggctcaccgaattggctctatcactgtcacttcactccaccaatagctggtgtgtggtgagcgcactggcgcagttgttctgtggctgccgtcgcatcatccaagtggatgctgcacactggtggtggtgtggagaaaccccccctcatgattgtgaagcgctttgggtgtatcgccatacaaaataaatgcgctatataaatacacattacattattttggactgaaacttcacacacactctagggacatcagagacttattttacgtcTTGTTAAAAGGTCCATAATAGGTCCACTTACTAAAAATAATCTTCCATGAGAACATTTGTTGTCAATTTCCCACtgtattttctcagtatttacatTTCATTTGGCCAAAAATTCCCATGTCCTAAGAAACcacacatcaatggaaagcttatttaatgACTTTTGAGATGCTTTTTTTGTGGTTACGTTTATGACTTCTGTACCTCCTAGATTGACCAATGCGGCTCTCTGAACATTGGGAACCCATCCGGCCCAAAGACCTCGTATTCCTCCTTGTGCGACGATCTTTGTAAAAGCATGATAAACTCCACGTACCCTGTCGATTAGAATGAACACACACGTTACTGGTAAAACTGGTTTGGGATCAGTAGgattttttaaatgactttaaaagaaGTCTATTCTGTCCACCAAGACTGCAtttgtttgatcaaaaatacagtaaggGCACGTGTCCACTGAAGCGTTTTTGGAAATCTCAGCACTCATCTAAAAAATGCTCAGTTGTGATCTTGTCTCAGTCAGAGCTCTTAAAATACGCAGACAACTTAGTACTTTAAAAAACACAGTGTTTTCATTGACTAACAATGTTTGTCAACAAAACCAACTtacaaatactgtaaaattgtGGAATATTACAACAAGTTAAAATAACTTTTGCTATTAAATGTAGTTTTAAAATCTGCATTAAAtcacaatttgtcatttttacttgtCTAGCAGGCATTGTTAGTCTtatggtgaacaattaatccaagttaatccactgaaaaaaaactctgatttggaaatatttcattaaataaatcacAGTTTGCTTCCACTCTGAAATGGCAATCCTTCTCTGATGATTAAAGAACtgcaactcccagcatgcacatCGCACACACCGGTTCCTGCTTTCCGCTGATTGTaagcacacacagctgaagctattCATGGACGGATTCAAAAACTATATAAacaacactcacacactcatctgGGCTGAATTTTGTTTATCTGtttagggtcccactttatattaggtgtccttaactactatgtacttacataaaaaataaatacaatgtacttactgtgtttataatgtatttgagaacacttgtggtgcttttgagttgggatagaggttagGATATGGACAGGTTTgttggcatgggtaggtttaagggttggttaacgtgtaagggatggtcaaaagtgtatttacaaatgtaattacaaaagttaattacagatgtaattacatacatgtatttaatcaagcataagtacacagtaaatacatgtatttagaataagtacattgtaacaaactattaatttctgtgtaagtacatattagttaaggccacttaatataaagtgggaccctgtTTAGTGAACTTTACAAAACGTTTCCCTTCCCTTCCCTTGTCTTGTTTGACCTTGCTTTGTCTGTTTACCTGGCTTGCCGCCATGGTTGACCATTCACCGGTtcttcgactacgattctggattctCTGTATATCTGTTTGACCCTGTTGAGCATtacctgcctgaccattcttgtaataaacctgcatttgggtCCTTTGTTGCCAGTATCCTTCACATAATACCAATGCCAGTTAGACCGCTTTGGCAAAAATACTTACAAactactaattcattcattcaatcattcattttattttcggcttagtctctttatcaatctggggccgccacagaGGAAttaactaccaacttatccagcatatgtttttttacgcagcggatacccttccagctgcaacctttcACTGGaaaccatccatacacactcatttacacacatacactacagacaatttagcttacccaattcgcctatagcacatgtcattggactgtgggggaaaccggagcactcggaggaaacccacacaaattcATTTATTCCTGTGACTCAAAGCTGTGTTTTTagcattattactccagtcttcattaTTATTAGTACTCTTCTATTATTAGTACATCTTCACGATTCTTCACAGTTTGGTTAAAAAATTAGGACCaaaattaaagcatttatttgaaattaaatctCTTGTTTTGTACATTATAAATGTCTTCACTTCACtcttaaacaaatttatttaattatggaaTTTAATTAACAATTTCATTTGGTAGCATTTTATGGTTTAGTATGCCCTAAAGTttttaacactgataataatatcAAGCCATATCAgaatttctgaaggattgtgAAGGACACTGAAGACAAACCAATCCCTTTTTAAGTACATCCAGAAagaaaacagtgattttaaattgttaaatttcaCATTTTGTTTCGGTTTACTGTTTCGTTGATCAAGTAAATGCAATCTTGGTGAGCTAAATAGGCTTCTCTTCAAAACATTTAGAACAAGCAGTCTTTTAGAGAAGACTTATCAGTCATTATTCATGTCTCACCTCGGCGGCTTCCCTTCTAGTCGTCGCCTGCCCTccatttgcatctgaactttcACTAGGTCAGTTGGACTAGCTATGAACTGACCCAAAGCACCTGATATCATACTGGCGATCACTGCTTTCCTGTGAACATAACAGGACACGTGCTGAGCCATTCTTTAATCACTGTTCTGTTCCATTTCAGACATGTTTTCTTCCCTCACCAAACTGGAAAAATGCCATCTTCAGATTTTCCCAAGACAGATTCCCTCATCTGTTCGTAGGCCAGCATCCTGCCGCCTGAATACACTGAAGATGAGGAATTTCAAAGGTCagaaatagatttaaaaatgtctgtattttATCTACAGTACATACACAAGTTccatatattaaaaacacagcttTAAAGCAAATTCATTAATGCCAGGCACATTCGGATTTGCCATAAACTTGAAAACTATTGCAGAtcaatattcaataccctttctGTTGTGCTTCAATATAATTAGAGCCGGAACCACTTGTGGCATTATTTAGAATCACCCCAAAAGACTCATGTTTCTCTGCATCAAAGTGTACGATTCTTGCCTTCTCTTCTCTTTTAGCACGTAGAGCAATTCAGCTTAAATGTAAAGATAACCTTCCACCCACCGTTATTCAATGGACCAGAGAGATAATGTCTTGTCTTTACCTTGAAAAAATGTTATACTCTTTAAGAGGATCATGTAAACACTTGTATCAGATATGGCACCCCTTTATTGATTATGTTGATCATATTAAGTAATACCCtacaaacatatgtatatataatttatttattttaaaaaattctgtatttggtttagttgacatgtacttgcaaagtttcttatagtcagttatgTGTGTTGAAGAAGCAgtttcaacagatattaagcagacagtctactaatactcaaaaggaccatcaaaataaagtgttaccttttatttattttttacttttgttgtttttgttattattattatcattattaacattGCCATGTTTCTCCAAACACTTGTAATTTTAGACTGAAGCGATcgacagctatgttttgttcttttctttgtgagggttatagggtttgtgaatggatatatttaaaaattaataaaaagtttaaaagtctttttactttataaaaatttacattttaattctgCCATTATGTTCCAAATACATATGATtgtctttcttctgtcaaacaaaagaaaaatatataaaagaatatatttagaaaaatgcttgaaactggtagccattgactttttaCTATATTGATGTCAGTACCaatacaagtttccaacattcttcaaaatatcttcttttatgtttaacagaaaaacagACTTTCATAAAGGCCTGGATTAGTATTTTTGACATGATGTGCATTTGTGGTACAACAGGAATTCcaggtttatatatttatcataatcgtccagtttattttattgatttattttaataaaataaattagccaTATTTTAGCCATGACCAGGGGTGGACTTAAACAATAAAcaaggtaagcagccgcttagagCTCCAGGAAATCTAGGGGgccccaaataaatacctagaagtataaatgatactataaattatataacacattgttttctatcatattttgtacagtgaaaaatagttcatttattatgtttagtTGTGAAAGTACAAAAGGTGCACTTTAGAACTTTTGGGCCCCTTGGCTGGAATTTTTTAGGGCTCTAAAATCATTAAATACGCCCCTGGCCATGACTCACCATTATAACAGTATTCATACTAAATAATTATTa
Protein-coding sequences here:
- the slc25a27 gene encoding mitochondrial uncoupling protein 4 — protein: MSHLQENSRWPRVSKFTLSACAAAVAELVTFPLDLTKTRLQIQGEGRSGKNGGSVQTQKYRGMLSTAAGIVREEGPLKLWQGVTPAIYRHIVYSGGRMLAYEQMRESVLGKSEDGIFPVWKAVIASMISGALGQFIASPTDLVKVQMQMEGRRRLEGKPPRVRGVYHAFTKIVAQGGIRGLWAGWVPNVQRAALVNLGDLMTYDTVKHFLLRNTSIPDNSICHGLSSICSGLVAATMGTPADVVKTRVMNQPRDSNGRGLLYRNSTDCLVQSVRREGFFSLYKGFLPTWFRMAPWSLTFWLTFEQLRRAMGISSF